CCTCGTCTAAGATGTGCGTCTCGACACTAAAATTTCCATCCGTACTAAGCCTATTGCCTATAAATGTGACCGAGCCGTAGGTATATGAGCCTATCCTAGTTCTTGTGGCGTATACGCCGTCTTTAGGCAAAAGATAATTTTTTACATCCAAATTTAGCGTTGCAACTAGCTCCTTTGCACCGATGCCCTGTCCTTTTATCACATTGCCCTCGATTGAGTACTCCCTGCCTATTAGCCTGTTTGCCTCTTCGATGTTGCCTTGGCGTATCAGCTCCCTAATGGCCGAGCTATGCACGCCCATGCCGTCATAACAAACCTCATCAACGACAACTACCTCTCCATCAAAAATTCTTTTCAAATCGTGTTTATCCCATGCTCTATTTCTGCCAAATCTAAAATCAAAGCCAACAACGATCTTTTTTAAATTTTTAAAATCATGTTTTAGCAGCGCGATAAATTCCTCACCGCTAAGCCCTTTAATGGTATCAAAATCATACAAAAAGCAAGGGTAGTTTGAGTACTCCGCTCGCTTTAGCTTTGGCGTGATGTTGGCTTTATTCTTATCGATCACGACAAGTCCGCCAAACTCGCCAAGCTGCTTTAAAAGCTGTTTGTGTCCTCTATGCACGCCGTCAAAATGCCCGATCGCAACGGCAGTGATGTTATCTTTTGTTAAAAGCGTAAAAAAATTCGGCATTTCCCTCTTTCCCTTTTACTTCGCACTCTTTGCAAGCTATCAGTTCAAATTTCAAGCTACTTGCTAGCACTTCAAAGCGCTTCATCGCTAAATTTACAGCCTTAGCGTCGGTGACAACGCCTTTTTTGTTGCGTTTTACGCCGACACCCACTTCAAACTGCGGTTTAAAAAGCGTGATGATGAGCGAATTCTCACTTGCTAGCTCACAAATGGCAGGCAAAATTTCAGCTAAAGAGATAAAGCTAACATCGCAAGTTATTAGATCAAATTTATTTTGATGCGATTTTGCAAACCCCCTGACGTCAGTTTTTTCATAAATTTTTACTCGCTCATCACTCCTTAGGCTAGCATCTAACTGATCAGTGCCCACATCGACGCCAGTCACGCTCTTTACGCCACGCTCAAGCAAAATTTGCATAAAGCCACCAGTTGAACTGCCGATATCAAGTGCGTTTTTGCCTGCTAGATCAAATTTCATCGCCTCTAAAAAGCTCTTTAGCTTCAAAGCACCTCGCCCAACGTAAATTTCATCAAGCAGTGAAATTTTAGCCTCGCTAACCTCGCTTGAAACCTTGGTGCAAATTTCGCCGTTTGTTACCACCTTGCCAGATTTAATGAGCTCACTCGCCTTGTTTCTACTGATATTTAAAACGCTTGCGACATAGTTATCAAACCTCAAGTTTTAGCCTCTCATATTCGCTCTCATCGATCACCAGCACGCCTAGCTCATTTGCTTTATCAAGCTTACTGCCAGCCTCATCGCCTGCTAAGACAAAGTCCGTTTTTTTAGAAACTGAGCTTGAAACCTTTGCGCCAAAACTCTCAAGCTCGGCCTTTATCTCATCTCTTGGGCGGCTTAGCGTGCCAGTTATCACAACCGTTTTGCCACTTAGCGCGTTTGAGATGCTTTGCATCTGCGCCACGCTTGGCTGCACGATCTGGCTAAGAGCTAAAATTTCATCTCTATTTACCTCAGCAAAGTCAATTAGGCTATTTGCCATCTCCACACCAAAGCCCTCAAGCGAGACAAGCTCCTCAAAACTAGCATCAAGCCAGCCCAGCCCAAAACTACTTGCAAGCTTTTTAGCCGCCACTTCGCCGATGTGCTCGCAGCCAAGCCCCGTGATGAAGCGCGCTAGCTCCGCACCTTTGCTAGCTTCAATAGCATTTAAAAGGTTGCTTACTTTTTTTTCTTTAAATCCCTCAAGCGCCATGAGATCATCAAATTTAAGGTCGTAAATGTCTTTTATGCAAGAGATCAGCCCCTTGTCAAATAGCAAATTTACGATCGCATCGCCAAGGCCGTCTATATTTAGGCATTTTTTCGATGCGTAGTGAATTATTGAGCCAACCACTCTTGCCCTGCAGCTTAAATTTTGACACTTTAAAAATGCTCCCTCATCAAGCAGGTGCGAGCCACAAACTGGGCAAAATTTAGGTCTTTCTATCACCTCTTCGCTACCATCTCGTCTATCTTTATAAACTTTTGTTATCTTTGGAATGACGTCTCCTGAGCGAATGATGCCGATATAGTCGTTTTTCATGAGACCAAGGCGCTCGATCTCGTCAAAGTTATGAAGGGTAGCGGATTTTACATTTGCACCATCTATATTTACCTCATCAAGCACGCCAACAGGTGTTACTACGCCGCTTCTGCCAACTTGAAGTGCAACGTCTTTTAGCCTAGTCACCTTTTCAATGGCTGGGAATTTAAACGCCACCATAAATTTTGGAAATTTGACCGTATAGCCCAGCTCTTCGCAGCGTGCAAGGTCGTTTACGCGTATCACCATGCCATCCATCATTACGCTCTTTGCCTCACGGCTTGCCAAAAGCTCATTATACGCAGCCTCGAGCTCATCTTTTTTTAAAATTTTGAAAAAATCATCCCTCTCAAAGCCAAGATCACGCACAAATTTCATCACCTCGCTGTGATCTTTTAGCCCAAGGCTCTGCTCGCCCACGCCCCAAGGTATGAAAAGCAGCTTTCTTTTAGCAGTGACCGCACTATCAAGCTGTCTTAGGCTTCCAGCGGCTGCATTTCTAGGGTTTGAAAGTGGCGCCTCGCCTTCTTTTGCGCGCTCTGCGTTTAGTAGCTCAAAATCTTCTTTTTTTATAACAACCTCGCCCCTGATTTCAATTAGCCCTTTGTAATTAATGTTCTTTAAAACAGAATTTATCGTCTTTGCATTTTGTGTCACATCCTCACCAGTAACGCCATCTCCTCTAGTTATCGCCCTAACCAAAACACCATTTTCATAAAGCAAATTTAAGCTCGCTCCATCAAATTTTGGCTCAGCGACAAAGGTCAAATTTTCTTTATCACCACGCTTTAGCCACGCATCAAGCTCGGCTAGATCAAAAATATCTTCCATACTCCACATGCGTTTGATGTGATTAGCCTTGCTAAAGCCCTCTTTTACGGTGCCACCCACGCGTTTTGTAGTTGAAAAGATAGAAATTTCGCTTGGATTTGCCTGCTCATAATCAAGCACCGCGTGATATAGCGCGTCATACTCCTCGTCACTTGCAAGTGGATCATCCTCGTCGTAGTAGGCCTTTGCCCATGAATTTAGCGTCTCTACCGCTTTTTCATACTCTTGTTTTGTCATTTTTGCTCCAAATTTACACCGCATTTTATCTTAAACATACTTTATAAATGATCTAAATTTAGCTCTCTCGCGTCACATAAATGGACATTTTTATAGACCTTTGCTATCTCGTCCCTCGCCCTCATCAGCGCAAAGCCAAGTAAATTTTGCCCTCGCCACTTCATAGGATTTTGCGCATTTTCATCGCTTGCACCCAAACCTATACCCCAAATTTTATCAACAGGGCTTGCCTCAACCAAAACTTTACTACCAGTTTGGAGCAGAAAGTCTCGCAAAGGGGCATTTTGACTAAATTTTAGATAGCTCGCATTTAGCACGACGCCAAATTTAACCTCGTCCCAGACCTTAGCGTCAAAGCCTCGTACCTGCCTACCAAGCGCCTTCATCTGCGCTGGATCTTTGGCAGATAAAATTTGCTCCAAAGCCTCTTTATCGCCAAAGCACTCAGCCTTTTTAGCCATCATATATTGCTCGGCGCAAAGGTATTTAGTTTCATCTTGCCAAAAACTAGAGGCGTACCACTGACTAAGGCAACTTGCACTTATACTAGCGCTCTTTTGATGACCCCAAAATAGAAGAAATTTATCCGATTTTCCAGCGTTGTAGCGCTTTTTAAGCCATTTTAACTCATATCTAGGCTCATGCTCCCAAAGGTTAATGATAAAGTCATTGTTGATAAAAAGTGCACTCTCATCAAAACCTAGCCTCTCATCCCAGTATCCATGCCACGTTGCAGGCTCAGTAAAGAGCTGCTGATACTGGCACTGTTCATCTTGGCTGAGTGTTTTTAGCCAGTCATTAAATTTAAACTTATAATCCTCGCCAGCGCCCATCCTCCAGCCGATGGAAAATGGATCCATACTTGGAAATTTAATCCAAGGTGGCGGAAGTAAATTTCTCATCTGGCCTCTTTTATCAAAATTTAGCCTCGTCCTACCAAAGCGTGACTTGCCTCATCGCCTCGTGCATATCAAAAAGCTGTTTGTGCTCAGCCACGTCGTGCGCCCTTATGATCTGAGCGCCGTTTTCGAAGGCCTTTAAGTGTAGATAAAGTGAGCCTGGTAAGCGCTCTTTGACCTCGCTTGGATAATAGTGATTTATAACTGATTTGCGGCTAGCACCAACTAGTAGTGGGCAGTCAAATTTTAAAAAATGCTCCAAATGCTTGATAAGCAATAAATTTTGTTCAGCCGTCTTGCCAAAGCCAATGCCCACATCAAGCACTAGCTTTTTAGCGCCAAGCCCCTTTGCTAGGGCTATCTTTTGCTCAAAAAAGTCTGCTATCTCGCCGATTAAGTCATTATATTTTGGCGCAACCTGCATGGTGGCTGGATCGCCTTGCATATGCATCATGCAAAACTCAGCATCGTATCGCGCCGCAAGCGTGGCGAGTGAGGCGTTTGCTGTGATGTCATTTATCATTTTAAAGCCGTGATTTAGAGCAAATTCAAGGCAATAAGGATCAAAGCTATCAAGGCTAAATTTCGCCTTTTCGTGTAAATTTAGCCTATAAATTTCTTCAATGATATCTTTTATGCGCCTAAACTCCTCTTCACGGCCGCAATACTCACTCCCTGGCCTTGAGCTAACGCCACCAAGGTCGATGTAGTCTGCACCCGCTTCTAACATGTATTCTATTTTTGAGATACCATTTTGCGTATTTATGCGGCTTTGTTCGTTAAAGCTATCTGTGTTTATATTTGCAACGCCCATTATAAGAGGCTTTGTCGGCTTTATAAATTTTGTCTCTAAAAAGGCTGCTAAATTTTTAAGCCCAAAGTCTTGCAACTTCTCTTTTTTAGCTAGCTGCCTAAGCTGCGCATCTGTCGCCATTAGTAAGGCTTTATTTAGACTCTGCTTACCCAAAATCGTATCTTTATGCGTCACAAGCTCAGCTCCAACACTAAGTGCATCTTGTTTTAGGATATTTGCCGCTGGGGTTTTTATCTCATCTATAAAAATAAAATTTATCTCGCTCTTTTCATGCATGAGCTTCGCACCAGCAAGGCTTGGCGAGATGGCTTTGCAAATTTCATCAAAGTCACTTTTATTATTAATCTTATAAAATTTCAATGTCGTCCTTTTTGAAATATAGTAAGCAGCAGTGGCGTTAGCACGGCGTGAGACTTGGCATTTAGATCGGCAAGCTTGATAAGCGAGAAAAAATAATCCATCTCATCGCCGCTAAATTTATACCCGCTATCAACCGCCTTTGTCACTATAACGCCCACAAGCTCTTTTAGCTCGTTTTTGCCAAATTTCTGAGCTTGCTCGTCTGCTATCTTTTGATCGATAAAGCTTGTTAGCTCTTTTAGGCTAAGTGTTTTTAAATTTAGATCAAGAGTTATTTTTGGCTTTTTTGTGAGGTTATTTTCTATGAGCATTCTTGATCTAATCGTTGGTAGAAGTAAATTTTTACTCTGCGTTGCTATTATAAATTTGATATTTCTTGGAGGCTCTTCGATGATCTTTAAAAGTGCATTTTGAGCCTCTGTCCTAAAAGAATTAGCTTGTATTACTAAAATTTTTTCATCTTTTTCAGCAATGTAAGCTTCTGCGATGACCTCTTTTGCATTTTCTAGCAAAAAATCATCGCTTATAAAAAATCTTAAATTATTTATGCCAAACTCGCTTTCAAGTTTGGCTTTTAAATTTTCAAAATCGCTTGTAACGACGATTTTATTAAGCATTTAGAGTATCACCTTGGCAAAAAGCGCCGCATCGATGCTTTTATCAAAAATTTTGCAAAGGCTTATTAGTTTAACGTCTAAATTTTCATCGCTTGAGCTAAGAGTAAAGCTGTTTTGCGCCTGCTCGTCAAATAGCCACATATAACTATCCTCATCACTTTTGGCTAAATTCGCATATTTATCAAGGCTCTTTCCGATATAAAAAAACAAGTATCCATTTGGGAAAGCAAGACTTAGCATATCTTTTAAAAGCTGCTTTTGTTCATTTGTCTCTATCTCATCAAGCGATGGATAAAGCGATCTTAGGCTAAAAAATGGCAAAAACGGCCTTATGCTTTTTGAATGGTTCATCTTTTTTAAAAGATAAATTTCAAACCATCTTCGCTCTTCATCACTTATAGTTATAAAAGCCCTTCCTTCAAGTAAAAATTTAAGCCTAGATGCGAGCAAAGGCGTCCATTCAACACGCCTTTCCTCCATCCAGCTCATCAAAGGGCCTTCGTCCCTAATAGCCTTTAACGTCCACTGAATAAAATCTTGCATTATTTATCTAGCTTATAAGCATCGTGAAGTACGCGAACCGCTAGCTCACCATATTTTTGATCAACGATCATTGAAATTTTTATCTCGCTTGTTGAGATCATTTGGATATTTATACCCTCTTTTGCAAGCGTTTCAAATGCCAAACATGCTACGCCACTATGGCTCTTCATGCCGACGCCAATAACTGAAACTTTCACGATCGCATCATCAAATTCTATATGTTTTGCAGCTGAGAGCTTTTGCATAGTCTCTTTTGCTAGTTCAAGCTCATTTTGTGGCACTGTAAAGCCTAAATTTGTAGTGCCGTCATGTCCTACGTTTTGAATTATCATATCTACATTTATGTTTTCATGAGCTAAAGCTGTAAAAATTTCTGCTGCAATGCCAGGCTTATCAACTACGCCTCTTAGTGTTACTCTTGCTTGATTTTTATCTAGTGCTATTCCGCTTACTAAAACTGCTTCCATATTGTCATCTTCCTTTGCTATTAATGTACCTTCGTTGTGATTAAAGCTACTTCTTGTAATGAGTTTTACATTTAGTTTTTTTGCTAGCTCGACTGAGCGATTTTGCAGTACCTTTGCACCAGCAGAAGCTAGCTCAAGCATCTCATCATAGCTTATTTTCTCAAGTTTTTTTGCCTTTTTTTCTATCCTTGGATCAGTCGTATAAACGCCATCAACATCGGTAAAAATTTCGCATAGATCAGCATCAAGCGCTCCTGCTAATGCAACTGCACTAAGGTCGCTACCGCCTCTACCAAGGGTTGTGATATTACCTTTTTCATCTATACCTTGAAAGCCAGCCACAACTACGATCTTGCCAGCTTTTAGCTCGGCCTTTAGCCTAGCAGTCTCTATCCTTTCGATCCTTGCTTTTGTATGAATATCATCAGTAATAATGCCTGCCATCGCACCTGTCATACCTACACACGCATAGCCTTTTGCATTAAGTGCGATCGTTAAAAGCGCGGTCGTTACTTGCTCTCCAGAGCTTAAAAGCATATCAGTGGCGACGCCATCTGGATGTTTTGAAAAATACTCACTATATTCAACCAATTGATTTGTAACTCCGCTCATCGCAGAAACTACCACAACTACGTCTGCACCGCTATTTTTTGTCTCAATGACTCTATTTGCCACAGCTTCGATGCGTTCAAGTGTTCCTACGCTAGTTCCGCCAAATTTTTGAACGATCAACATCAAAAATATCCTTTCTCTTTAAAATAACTCAAAACCTTTTCATAAATAGGCTTTTTAAAGTGATTTATTCCCTCTAAACTTCTACCAAAATCTACAAATTTATACTCGCTAAACTCTGGATGCTCTGTCTTTAAATTTATGCTAGCTCCATTTTTAAGTCTAACCAAAAAATATTTTTGCGTCTGTCCATCAAATGGATAAAATTTCTTTGCCGCGTTTGCTGGAAAGTCGTAGCTTAGCCACTGCGGATACTCATCTAAGATATCGATTTTATCAGTTCCGATCTCTTCTTTAAGCTCCCTTTTTAAAGCCTGCTTTGGACTCTCGCCTTCGTCTATTCCGCCTTGAGGAAACTGCCAAATATCATCCATATCCACCCTTTTTGCGACTAAAATTTCACATTTAAATGGATACAAGCTAGACAAAATAACAGCTGCCACATTTGGTCTGTATTTTTTTTGCATGATTTTTCCAAAAATTTTATTTGGGATAATAACTAAAAAGAGTTAAGAGATAGATAAATAAGACTACTTTTTACGACGTTTGTAGTAAATCACATAGCCACTAAAAAGTAGCACGCCAACTCCACAAGAAGCCATAAAAAAGATAAATTTTCCAGCCTCTCCGAATGTATATCCAGCGTGCAGATCAAGCATAAATTTATAAATTTCAAAAGATTTTGGCATGGTATTTTTTAAAATTTCTCCACTTGCCGTATCGACCGCAAGCCTAACGCCATCACTCTCACTAGCACCTTTTGGCAAGTAAAAGATCATAAATTTTACGCCGTCTTTATTGAGGATAAAATTTAAAGCGTCAAACTCATTTCCAAATTTTAAAATAAAAATTTCATAAGCTTTTTGAAGATTTTCTACCTTTTGCTCATCACTTAGACTAAAGCCATTTTTGCTAGTAAAATTTGGCTTTTTAAAGACCTTCTCTTCGCCATAAATTTGATTTATAACCTTAGCAAAGCTCTCATAAGAAAAGTATAGACTGCTAACACAGATAATAAGCAAAATAGCCCCCAAATAAAGCCCTAAAAACCCATGCAACGAATATAAAAATGCAAATTTCTTTGCCTTTAGATTTAGCTTAAAGGCGCTAATAAATTTGCTTCTAAATCTCCAAAAATGTATCAGCACCCCAGTTATTAAAATCGCAAGTAGCGCAAGCGTCGAAATCGCCACTAGCTCACTTGCAAATTTAGATAAATTTTCATTTTTAAATAGAGCTAGCCCTAGATTTTTATGTAAATTTAAAGCTAGCCCTATAAATTTTTCCACACTATTTTCAGAGACTACCTCGCCCGTATAAGGATCTACAAAGAACGACTTAAACTCGCCACTATCGCTTGTGCCACTTACTACATAAGCTCTATTTATCTCGCCTTTTATCTTTATATAGCTAAGGTTAAAATTTGGCCAAGTCTTACTAAAGACCTTTAAAATTTCATCTATTTTTAAAGCACTTTTATTAGTTGCTATGTCTATCTCATCTTTACTAAAAGCCTCAATTATCTCATCGTGATACGAAATAATCGCTCCACTAATTGAAATTATCAAAAGCGGTAAAGCAAATATAAGAGCTAAAATTAAGTGAAATTTCCACCAAATTTTAAACATTTTAAAACTTTAGATTAAAGCCAAGCTCGATCTTTTGCCCATCGGCTATTAAGATATCATATCTGTTTGATCTTGTCGTAAAAAACTCATTAAAGAGATTATAAACGCTTAGGTTTAGGCTGAAATTTTTAGTTACATTGTAGTTTATGCCAAGATCTGCGATAACGTAAGCTCTCATATCATCAGCATAGCTAAATGAGTTTTTAGTTCTACCATAATAATTTATCTGTGACCAGAAATTTAGCCATCTATTTAGCTCGTAGTTCGCTCCAAATTTAAATGTATGAAGCGGATAGTTGTTTAAGCTTTTACCAACTTGTGATCCATCTTTTTGTTTTGATTTTGTATAAACATAGCTTTGATTTAGTCTAAGAGCATTTGTCACCTGCCACTCATTTGTTAGCTCAACTCCGTAAATTTCAGCCTTGCCGATATTTATACTCTCCCAAATACCATTTGGATAACTTTTTCCTTTATGCATACAACCACTGTTTCTTGGGCAGATAGGGCTATAGCTTAACATATCTTTAAAGCTTGTGTAAAAGCCAGTTAGTGAAGCTTCAAAACCTTCATTGTTATTATAAACGCCACCAAATTCATAACTTACGCTTGTCTCTGGCTTAAGGCTACTTCTGCCAAGCTGTGCTCCAAGTCCTCCAGCAAATGGCAAAGCAAGATCTTGCGTGCGCTGCTTGATATCAGGTGTCGCATAACCTGTGCTAACTCCGCCTTTTAAGGCAAAAAAGTCATTTAAGTTATATATACCATAAATTCTTGGTGAAACGTGCGAGCCATAGTTCTCATCGTAGTTATAGCGAATTCCTGTACTTAAAATA
This genomic interval from Campylobacter concisus contains the following:
- a CDS encoding bifunctional riboflavin kinase/FAD synthetase, which encodes MPNFFTLLTKDNITAVAIGHFDGVHRGHKQLLKQLGEFGGLVVIDKNKANITPKLKRAEYSNYPCFLYDFDTIKGLSGEEFIALLKHDFKNLKKIVVGFDFRFGRNRAWDKHDLKRIFDGEVVVVDEVCYDGMGVHSSAIRELIRQGNIEEANRLIGREYSIEGNVIKGQGIGAKELVATLNLDVKNYLLPKDGVYATRTRIGSYTYGSVTFIGNRLSTDGNFSVETHILDEVAPKVTRHVAVCFIKRLRDNKKFNNLSELKEQIKCDINRARACVGVCDLFGNETMRYFDGYGAGI
- a CDS encoding TlyA family RNA methyltransferase translates to MRFDNYVASVLNISRNKASELIKSGKVVTNGEICTKVSSEVSEAKISLLDEIYVGRGALKLKSFLEAMKFDLAGKNALDIGSSTGGFMQILLERGVKSVTGVDVGTDQLDASLRSDERVKIYEKTDVRGFAKSHQNKFDLITCDVSFISLAEILPAICELASENSLIITLFKPQFEVGVGVKRNKKGVVTDAKAVNLAMKRFEVLASSLKFELIACKECEVKGKEGNAEFFYAFNKR
- the ligA gene encoding NAD-dependent DNA ligase LigA; protein product: MTKQEYEKAVETLNSWAKAYYDEDDPLASDEEYDALYHAVLDYEQANPSEISIFSTTKRVGGTVKEGFSKANHIKRMWSMEDIFDLAELDAWLKRGDKENLTFVAEPKFDGASLNLLYENGVLVRAITRGDGVTGEDVTQNAKTINSVLKNINYKGLIEIRGEVVIKKEDFELLNAERAKEGEAPLSNPRNAAAGSLRQLDSAVTAKRKLLFIPWGVGEQSLGLKDHSEVMKFVRDLGFERDDFFKILKKDELEAAYNELLASREAKSVMMDGMVIRVNDLARCEELGYTVKFPKFMVAFKFPAIEKVTRLKDVALQVGRSGVVTPVGVLDEVNIDGANVKSATLHNFDEIERLGLMKNDYIGIIRSGDVIPKITKVYKDRRDGSEEVIERPKFCPVCGSHLLDEGAFLKCQNLSCRARVVGSIIHYASKKCLNIDGLGDAIVNLLFDKGLISCIKDIYDLKFDDLMALEGFKEKKVSNLLNAIEASKGAELARFITGLGCEHIGEVAAKKLASSFGLGWLDASFEELVSLEGFGVEMANSLIDFAEVNRDEILALSQIVQPSVAQMQSISNALSGKTVVITGTLSRPRDEIKAELESFGAKVSSSVSKKTDFVLAGDEAGSKLDKANELGVLVIDESEYERLKLEV
- a CDS encoding NADAR family protein produces the protein MRNLLPPPWIKFPSMDPFSIGWRMGAGEDYKFKFNDWLKTLSQDEQCQYQQLFTEPATWHGYWDERLGFDESALFINNDFIINLWEHEPRYELKWLKKRYNAGKSDKFLLFWGHQKSASISASCLSQWYASSFWQDETKYLCAEQYMMAKKAECFGDKEALEQILSAKDPAQMKALGRQVRGFDAKVWDEVKFGVVLNASYLKFSQNAPLRDFLLQTGSKVLVEASPVDKIWGIGLGASDENAQNPMKWRGQNLLGFALMRARDEIAKVYKNVHLCDARELNLDHL
- the folP gene encoding dihydropteroate synthase produces the protein MKFYKINNKSDFDEICKAISPSLAGAKLMHEKSEINFIFIDEIKTPAANILKQDALSVGAELVTHKDTILGKQSLNKALLMATDAQLRQLAKKEKLQDFGLKNLAAFLETKFIKPTKPLIMGVANINTDSFNEQSRINTQNGISKIEYMLEAGADYIDLGGVSSRPGSEYCGREEEFRRIKDIIEEIYRLNLHEKAKFSLDSFDPYCLEFALNHGFKMINDITANASLATLAARYDAEFCMMHMQGDPATMQVAPKYNDLIGEIADFFEQKIALAKGLGAKKLVLDVGIGFGKTAEQNLLLIKHLEHFLKFDCPLLVGASRKSVINHYYPSEVKERLPGSLYLHLKAFENGAQIIRAHDVAEHKQLFDMHEAMRQVTLW
- a CDS encoding DNA polymerase III subunit delta': MLNKIVVTSDFENLKAKLESEFGINNLRFFISDDFLLENAKEVIAEAYIAEKDEKILVIQANSFRTEAQNALLKIIEEPPRNIKFIIATQSKNLLLPTIRSRMLIENNLTKKPKITLDLNLKTLSLKELTSFIDQKIADEQAQKFGKNELKELVGVIVTKAVDSGYKFSGDEMDYFFSLIKLADLNAKSHAVLTPLLLTIFQKGRH
- a CDS encoding HobA family DNA replication regulator, encoding MQDFIQWTLKAIRDEGPLMSWMEERRVEWTPLLASRLKFLLEGRAFITISDEERRWFEIYLLKKMNHSKSIRPFLPFFSLRSLYPSLDEIETNEQKQLLKDMLSLAFPNGYLFFYIGKSLDKYANLAKSDEDSYMWLFDEQAQNSFTLSSSDENLDVKLISLCKIFDKSIDAALFAKVIL
- a CDS encoding aspartate kinase, which translates into the protein MLIVQKFGGTSVGTLERIEAVANRVIETKNSGADVVVVVSAMSGVTNQLVEYSEYFSKHPDGVATDMLLSSGEQVTTALLTIALNAKGYACVGMTGAMAGIITDDIHTKARIERIETARLKAELKAGKIVVVAGFQGIDEKGNITTLGRGGSDLSAVALAGALDADLCEIFTDVDGVYTTDPRIEKKAKKLEKISYDEMLELASAGAKVLQNRSVELAKKLNVKLITRSSFNHNEGTLIAKEDDNMEAVLVSGIALDKNQARVTLRGVVDKPGIAAEIFTALAHENINVDMIIQNVGHDGTTNLGFTVPQNELELAKETMQKLSAAKHIEFDDAIVKVSVIGVGMKSHSGVACLAFETLAKEGINIQMISTSEIKISMIVDQKYGELAVRVLHDAYKLDK
- a CDS encoding RNA pyrophosphohydrolase, whose protein sequence is MQKKYRPNVAAVILSSLYPFKCEILVAKRVDMDDIWQFPQGGIDEGESPKQALKRELKEEIGTDKIDILDEYPQWLSYDFPANAAKKFYPFDGQTQKYFLVRLKNGASINLKTEHPEFSEYKFVDFGRSLEGINHFKKPIYEKVLSYFKEKGYF
- a CDS encoding PepSY-associated TM helix domain-containing protein, with translation MFKIWWKFHLILALIFALPLLIISISGAIISYHDEIIEAFSKDEIDIATNKSALKIDEILKVFSKTWPNFNLSYIKIKGEINRAYVVSGTSDSGEFKSFFVDPYTGEVVSENSVEKFIGLALNLHKNLGLALFKNENLSKFASELVAISTLALLAILITGVLIHFWRFRSKFISAFKLNLKAKKFAFLYSLHGFLGLYLGAILLIICVSSLYFSYESFAKVINQIYGEEKVFKKPNFTSKNGFSLSDEQKVENLQKAYEIFILKFGNEFDALNFILNKDGVKFMIFYLPKGASESDGVRLAVDTASGEILKNTMPKSFEIYKFMLDLHAGYTFGEAGKFIFFMASCGVGVLLFSGYVIYYKRRKK